Proteins co-encoded in one Montipora capricornis isolate CH-2021 chromosome 12, ASM3666992v2, whole genome shotgun sequence genomic window:
- the LOC138026092 gene encoding uncharacterized protein, protein MAESFRLNTAGLLNQIGMLAFLNGGEDGKTLYKAFVTGQVCYEVYKRLTVSQADVLRAETILRISEYVKKNPRASQAQLKSEVQKEIQLFAQKVAELQGMA, encoded by the exons ATGGCGGAAAGTTTTCGGCTGAATACGGCAGGACTGCTTAATCAG ATAGGAATGTTGGCCTTTCTTAATGGTGGAGAAGATGGGAAAACTCTTTACAAGGCATTTGTTACAGGCCAAGTTTGTTATGAAGTATACAAAAGGCTTACAGTGTCCCAAGCTGATGTCCTGAGG GCTGAAACAATCTTGCGGATCAGTGAATATGTGAAGAAGAATCCACGAGCCAGTCAAGCGCAGTTAAAAAGTGAAGTACAAAAAGAAATCCAACTCTTTGCTCAGAAAGTTGCAGAGCTGCAGGGAATGGCATGA